Within Dermacentor variabilis isolate Ectoservices chromosome 8, ASM5094787v1, whole genome shotgun sequence, the genomic segment TGCATCAATCATGAGGAATTGTTACTGATTCGTTCGTCCATGTGCGTGTATGCTTTTAGGTCGCTATTGGTTAGGGATTTGGGTGTGAAAGATATTTGAGGAGGACACTATATATATCGCCTAGTAAAGATTCATGCTTGCATGATGTACTTAGCAAAATGGGCGTCCTGCAATTATGATATTCCACTAAAATCACTCGCGATTCATGCGATCCCACTGCCAAAGCAACTTATGCATAAAGCATTTGACACGCAAACACACAAAGGTAAGAATGCAATCCAAACGATACAGCTTGTGTGTCCGTCTCTTTTGTCAAGATAAAAACTAAAGTAGATGAAGGTATTATGACAGAACTGATAAGCGTCACTGAATTAAATGATTAATATGCGTATGTGCGTAAATAAAGAATGGTTATAATATGGGTTTTCTGCAACGTTTCTCATCTCTCAATTGCTGATGTCGACGTATTTGTTTCTTACACGAAATATATTGCAGTCGTAGAACCCTGTCATGAGAGTGTAGCTTTGAATTCAAAGGTTGCAGGAGTACTGTGGAGATAAGTTTCCCGGAAGTAAGTATCATTAGAGATGCCCGAATTTTTATTGCGTATATAACAAGGTCCTATTCGAGTGGATTGTCAAATCGAATAATCACTATTTGATCTGCCGTTGGCAGTACTCGATTCGATGTCAAAATTTACCATTCATGCACCCCTGCAATATAAACAGCATAGTACAAGCCGTCAGGCTGTTTTATTGGGATAGAAATTATGCACGGTGCAGTGCTGTCACTGGTGAGTTGGAGCATCCGCTTGGTGGCCCGCGCGCATGGTACTGGAGGTCGCATCATTTGAGTTTCAGAGCAGCGGTACACTGAAATTCTAAAGCAAAACGATAGCTCAGAATGGTCGCTTTAGGAAACGTACCCGCGCTGGCCGCTGCTAGCACTCCCTACGCAAGCGTTATGAACATGATGGCCTTGCGCACGGTTTCCAAGTTTCGCCGACAACCGTATTCGTTGCTTTCGCGAAGCACACTTACTCTACCTACCCATGGCATAGGCGTCCAATGTCAAGTCATTAAACTGGCCTTTGGAATAAGATCACACAGTATACGCAAACAGGAAGTGCGTAAATACATGTTTGCCAAACGCACTCTTTTATTAGCGAAATCAGTCTACATAGCGTGAATTCTGCTCGTGTTGTGTGCCTTTTTCACGCTGTAGGTGTTTATCCGTTTCCTCTTTTTCTGCTGATTTCGGAGACGTTCCAGCGCTGTTGCGCATGCAACGGCGGATGGGCTTTGCAAAAATAAATGGCGCAAAACTCTGCTCGATCAGCTGCCATGCACCGCATTCTGTTATGTTCCATTACGATATATAGACAGCCCaccataagaacatatttcacatattttGCTCTCAGAGACTGCCTACCTATCCCGCAGGAAGCCGATTCTGctgactccatcgcggcgaccgcgcgcagtgggcgtaCACGTACCTATTCTGTGCTTTCTGCTTGCCAAAGATGATTATTTTGACAGTGAAAAACTAGCTTCATTCCAgcagtacttacagaaatgcccAGGATGGCTCACCCGTGATGTTATTATTGAGCGCGaaaagccaaacctatgaggagcccGCCGCGTTATccttcatactacgcaagcgatgctcttccgacagatggcgactccacaAGTCCTCGCCCCTACTATGGCGCCTCAGTCCCCATGCCGGTCGCCTCAACCGTGACCTCCGATATACGCCGGCGTACACTTTCCCACCCAATCCCAAAGGCCACGACCCAGCTTTCATAGTTCTGAATTGAAAAACAAGGTGGCCGCACATGTACCGAACAAATCGTTTAGGTGACTATATTTCAAAAGATGCATCATGGTGGGTactgggaacaaaaaaaaattgcttcaaaCAATGAGACtggcaaataaaagaaaacacacgaaCTCAATTTGATCAATGGAGAACTATTTTTAACATCTATTTAGCTGTCAGTGTACATCGCGCTACGTTCACGGCGTGAATTAAGACATGCCAGGCGTTCTAGTTAGGTGAGCGTTTGTCGATGAGACAAGTGTTTTAGAAAGTGTCTCATGGCGACAGCTTCCTTTGTGGCTCCCACAATCCCCCTATTGAGGTGGGGACGCATTCGGGTTGCGAACAAACACCCTTTCCAAGCGTTGAGGTCCCATAACGGCCAAGTACCAGGCCGGTGAAGCACCTGTACCTATTTTAACAGTAGCTACCGGGCGACAGCACTTGCCGCCCACAGCCGCGACGGATGCTCTACAGCAAGGCCGTCTGTGGTTGTAAAGTGCAGAGAGACAGCAGCCTTCGCCGTTTGCGAAGTTAGGGTGAAACTCAGTGCAGTCGGTCGTACCAGAAACGCGAAACAAATTTACAACCTGGTCCGCATTCAAGGCAAAGTTCATTGCACTGTCTATGCCCGACCAATGGTATGGCGTTGGCGTGAGCTGCCTTCTTGTCTCGAATTAGGTGTCTATTATATGCGGCTGCGGGAAGAACGAGTAGCATTCTGTTTTCCGCATCTGAACGACAGCAAGGAAGGCGGGTTCAAGAAGAAAGGCAGCGCAACTGCACAAAAGCACTGAATGAGAAGGACAGTATGGAACGTAGTTGGTATATTTAAAGTACTTACAATAGTGACAGTCGGCGTCATTTGCTAGAGACTGGGCCAGGCAGACCTTGATTGTGCATACTAACTAATGCGCGGCGTAAGCCATTGTGCCGATGGCTAATTATGTCTGATTAGATTTCAGAAACTCCCACGTTACTGAGCCAATGTGGTAATATTCTTGAAGTGAACACAACACTTGGTATCGCCTCCCCCAAACTCCCTGGGGCCATGTTGCTATTGTGATGTATGGATTCGGGCGTCACTCTGATTCTGGCAGTAGACAAAGGAAAATTTCCTGCATAAAATGGTCCCGTTCGGACATTGACATTTCGCGAGAGAGGAGATCCACTAAAACaaaattattataatttttttcaagTCAGCGCTCCGTCTCTACGTGTCTATATTTGTACTGTCCGCCTCCTCCTCTTCATTCATAACTTAACATTAGCCACACCtcgctatttttttttacatttcggcTTCCTTCACTTTACACTGTGCACCAGTTCGATTTCCTACTCCCCGACTGCATGTGCCCGAGAGAGCGCTATGCGCACACAAGCACTGCTGCTAAAGGTTAAGATAAATTCCGTAGCTTAAAAGCACCTAAcatgcgatctgattatgaatcACGCCGTGGTGGGAGGCTTCTGATAAACTGCGAAACCCCTGAGCGTTTTTAAAGCCAAGCTTTCCTTACCTTCTCCTTCGACTTTccccgccgctgcggctgctgcgtcggggggggggggggggggagtcataccgcgtgtatacatgacaggagcggctcAGAGAGGCAAGGCGACACCGGAACCTCGATTTAAACACAACGCGTCGAATGGGCGCAGTGCGCTCTGGAACACCCTGGGCGTCGCCGATTAGCCTcttcacagctgtaattatccgtgacccccctcaaaagcattgtaGAAAATGCTGCGCTTTCCTTTCTACTAACCTGCAAGCctagaggggacgtagatagaactgtagataggagaagaggcagttcccatacaaataggagaggggggggggaggagctgaCGTGGGAAGACTAGGAAACCCCACTACCATACGACAGCGGTCGCGgcaaactggataagcttaagttcaaggtacggtacaatAAGTTCTggctatttagaaaaaataaacaccatgcaaatatgtcaataAGGCAAATTACGCTAGGCATGCAGAAGAAGAGCCGCATTAATTAGAGTGCACCGCAGGATCCACGCGACATTACAGAatcggtcgaccgtcaaatcaacacttctgtgcccgcagCGGTAGCTCTGCAGCAATGGGATTGCTAGGGGTAGCGGATTTGATCCCTACTGCGGCAGCCGAATTTCGACGGCGGCGATATAGTAAACGCAGGTGCAtttagattttgggacatgttaaagaacatcatggtTTTAAAATGAATCCGCcgtgctccactacggcgcgtcTCATAATTCTAttacggttttggcacgtacagccccataatccaagtcaagtttaatacttctgccacgatgcgatgtgccatgggAGGCattgacaatgctcaaccctctcagaggttgtgaaatatggcgcacaacagtGCCTCAAGcgaacacgtctccctgtgtgttctctgTACCAGGCcgacaagcagcagtggtgcacgtaaggtaacgtttaacaccaACTCACCACTATCGCGTTACATTAAACGTTGAAGttaagctttcgccgtcaacTTTGCCGCTAATTATCATCTATCAAAGCAATACGCACATAAATCTTCCCTGCCATTGATTGACACAGTGAGGGGgatgtgcaaatatttttttcttccgtaTCATCCCTATCTAAACGCAGGAACTGCGATAGCGAGCGAACCCGCAACTTCTAGGTCAGCTGCATAACTGCGCAGCCGATAACCAAGCACGACGGGCCTTGAATGGGCGTTTATAAGGCAAACAGTTGGAGCAACAAATGGatatgatttgccacgaaccgttaacgttaccgagcatcttaggtccaatgcccggcccttcaaaacagccaCGGGTTTTTGACTTATTGTTCAGATACCTGTctgaaattggtctaataggaaagctttaaaaattgcacacttTTTATATACAAAaacctaaatttacccgccatgtcacctctaaatattagtatcaggtccactcggacattccatatttatttttatcctcgttatctcccactctcttctggaatcttttaatcccattccccatccctatacagagtagcatgccagcggttatatacgcgccggcaaaatgcTCAAAGGCAAGACTCATTCTCAGAACATTGGCGCCAGCGACATTCATTGTCCGACCTCTGTTGAGAATTTCAATCTTGCATTCTTTTGCACTTCTTTATTAGTCGGAGGACGGGAGTGTCATACTAAGGGGATATTGGCCTGTTGAGCGAGTAATAATAAATGATTAAAAAGACTCATTGTTTCCGTTTTTACATGTGCATCTTTTGACAGCCATGTCAATGGATGCTACCCTTTCGAGACTTGCTTGATGTAGGCAATTGACTGTTCTACTAGAAAACACTGCCTCACGAGAGGCAGTCTTGCAGTTCTGCCTCAGGCGACCGttccatttaaaaaaaagagtAACAGATTTTCCATACAGAATCTCCGCAGCTTCTAGACTTCACTCGTTAAAGAGTTCCAACCCCTTCCAGCCCTTTGACTAACCTGTCAATGCGAGTCACATTACCGAAGGAATGTATGTGGACGCAGTGGTCAAGGCCGGTTTTCGCTTGAAAATCACCGTCAAGTGCTCCCTCTCCATGCCTTGACAAGCGGGCATTGAGCGAAAGCGATGACGCGTATGGGTGATTGTTTGACCTGCAAGTGATCGAGCGCTCGGTACACCAGCGCAAACCACATCGCATCGCTCAACAGCCCATGAACTTCACAAGAAGAGTAATGGTCGATGAAATACGCGCAGTTCCCCGTAATACCGTGTGAAGCACGCAGACTCCAAGCATGAAGCTAACTAAAAAGCAAGAACCAAGAATCAAAATTTTGCTATGACAACTCCCCCTTCGGTTCGACGTTGTTGTAGCACCGAGCCTCCTCATATGGACTATTATCAGCTCAAAACGACAGTGCTCTTGATCGCaaatatgcatttttttcattgttatgACATTATTCTATAGCGGCGTTCCGTCCACTATACAGGAAGCAAATAACGAGCGGTAACCGCATATGCGGACATAAACAAATTAAACATCTCTAGTGAAGCAGTAAACTGACACGTAAAGCTATTGCTTCTCGAAGGGAACATGGCGTTTGTCTAGACGAGCGGCCAAAACAATTTAGATATACAGTGCCTCGCGTATAAAAACTAACAAAAAGTTGCGCCCACGCCCACACACAAACCCCGCTCACGGCGTCTAGGCCAGCATTCGCTCAGAGCTACATAGCTTCCAGGAACCATAGGCTGCCCTGGAGTAGTAATAATTAATGAACAGCGATCCAGGGAACGTACAAGTTATGACAGCAAACACCCGACGTAAGTACACAAACCACTAGGCGAAGACCCCAGCTACATACCAAAACGTTTCTATCAGAGTGAGGCAAAGTGCGGCATCAGTGAATAAAATAAAACCTGGATTATCGCATTCTTGCGATATTTTATATGCAGAGTGCATCCAAATAATGCAACGACATACCATATCTAGTTAGCTATAGCTGCGTCGTGAAAGCGATGTGCCACAAATACGACGGAAACGTGTCTAGCAGCAGCTAAACACGCACAACCGACGCCTGAGCCCAATAAAGTTCCACACGGAAAGTGTTATTGTTGCACAAATCCGATTTTATTTCATAACTAGAATGTAAAATTGACATGCCTGATGAAAGCGCTTTACAAAAAGCTCACACATATGCTGATCAGAGGCGCGTCCACACAGAGAAGAAGCATCACGTAGCTGTTGCAGTCCCATTGAGAAAGGCCCACAGTCACGTGGAAGCAGGAAATCTTGATCCTGAAGAGGATAACGAGCGGCGGTTCTGTGTTACATATTGTCGTTGCGAAATGTCAAGCAGCACGATGTCGTCACGGGTGGACCTTTGCGGTTGTCGCACAAGCTTTGACAAAGCTGTCGAAGGAAACCAGGCCCAAGCGTTCACACGCTCGAAGAATGCATCTCACGTAGTACTTGCTCACGTTGTAGCCGCACGCCTCCAGCGCCTCGTGGAAGACGTCACTTGATATGCACCCGTGATTCTCTGGATCGAAATTCTGGAAGACAGACGCCCAGTACTCGATGGCTCTGTAGGCGAGGGAGACCAGTTCTATTTCGTCAGAAATCCCGCTGGTAAGCACGTAGTCCAGCACGAATTTTGCGGTCAGACGCGAGATAGGGCGCTGCGTGGGCCAATCGTTGAGCTGCGACAGGGATCTGTACATCTGCAGAGCATCCATGGCGGTGGTGTGGGCTTCGGTGGGTAGCCGGGCAGCTGACTGTCTGTTCGGATAAGCGAGCCGAGTGACCAGTTGGAAATGTCAGTCGGCTTTTTATACAACCGCACCATGTCCATTTCCTTTCCACTTCCTTATCCCTCTCTCAGTACAAACGCATGTTTCGCACCCTTCTCTCCACAGCATGTTCAGACAAACCTGCCAGCAGCTGAACGAGAACAGGCGAGACCACGTGCTCATGgcctcagccccccccccttatgtagcACCTGTGCTACTACCATAAGGTCCTATGCTGAGTCTCACATTCCCAAAAGTCTTTTCGCAGAAGCCTACCTTCTCCAGTTCACTGTTGTGCTTGAACAGTGTGACCAATCAGAGATTAACGAAGCGGTCAACAATAGACtcgtggttattttttttttcggaatttcGAGGGTATGTAAGCATCCGACCCCAAGGAAGCTTATGGAGCGAGCCACATCCAGTAAATAGGAAGCTCAAAAAACGAAGAGAAAAGGAAGTGGTAGTGAATGTCTCCAAAACACGTgcctgagaagaaaaaaaaataaagtgacatTCACGTATTTGTTCTGCTAATAGAAATAAATGCGAAGGGCTGATCTTGTGGGCTCAAAGGCAGGGGTGCCTATACACCCACGGAGTTTGGCCAAAGCAAGAAGTGCATTTagataataaagaaaagcatggcgacttttctttaaataaatgaaatgcaaTACATTGGGCGGCAAAATGAATTTGATAACATTACCATTCAATTCAAGGAAAGATACCTATTTATTTCTGGGTGAGGCAAATGATATTGACCACTTGAACGTGAAAAAATAAAGGTCGTAGCACGTGGGTTAGTTAGGGAACGCAAGCTCATAGCGATACGGAGGCAACGGAGATGCGAGTATAAACTTTCACAGCACCAAGAAGAGAGGGCGTATACCACGCATCTACACGTTTCCTTTGTGTGTGTTCCTGACATTTGTTTGAGTGTTTGCACtaacaaaaacagaaaagaacaacGAGGTTAGCTATTCTGAAGAGTACCTTGACCCCGAACATTATTCATCTCACTTCCGTGTGCTTTCTTGAAAACTTACGCTCACTACATTCCTGTCtgaaatgctatgtcatgctaatAACGTGCGTGCCGTTCTTGGCCTGGAAGTAAGGAGCGCGCCGAGATATAGACAGGTCTAACACGCACAGTATATGACGATTATTACAGAATTAGAGAGGGTTaatttaggggacgcaagcggatTGCGTacgcaaaaaagaaagggggcgccgatactgcgcatgcgcagacccagacgcAAGGGCGTGCGCATGTGCGGTACCGTCTCCaatagttcttgcgtacgcaagccacttgcgtcccctaaactaaagctctctattgtttCGGGACAGGGTAAAACCTAACGTATGAAATTGTCCTTACAATGAGAGATGATGGAAAAAGGCTCCAATCTCTCCGCGTTTTTGCCCACGCTGTGGACAACATACTTTTCTTAGTGCCAGACAAAGAATGAGAAAGGAGTGCACCTTCTGCACGACGGCCCGTTTTTCGTTCGTAATGGACACCGAGGAGAAACGTGGAAAGGAGAAGGTTGGTGAACAATATGAAGGCAAACTTAAACAACCACGATGCCGCACTCTGTCTTGTACGAAGAGATTGCTCCATTTGCAAAAAAAAGGTAAATAAATTCATTACCATACAAGGCTCTACAAGACAGATTGAGGCGTATTGCTGACTTCAAAcactaaaaaaatgttttaaGGGAAATACTCTCCGGGAAACCGCGAATGTCTGAAACCAAACCAtgtgatgcaaataaattttaCTTTGCCTAGTCTGCCGGAAGCCGAGTAACTCAACGGATCTCACTCTAAAAACAGCGTAGGCGCCTGGGAGGTTTGGGGAGGCGAGGCTATGTGTTGTGTTCACTTCAAGAATGGCACCACACTGGCTCGCGAACCTGCGAACTTTAAGAATCTAATCAACCAATTATCCATCGGCACTATGACCTACCATGCCAATGAGGTGGCATTCGCAATCAAGATCTGCCTGGTCCTGTACTTGGTCAATGGCACTATTGTCGCTATATTCTAAGTACTCTAAATAAACCAACTACATTCCTTAATGTTCTTCTCATTCTGTGGTTCCTG encodes:
- the LOC142591541 gene encoding peflin-like: MDALQMYRSLSQLNDWPTQRPISRLTAKFVLDYVLTSGISDEIELVSLAYRAIEYWASVFQNFDPENHGCISSDVFHEALEACGYNVSKYYVRCILRACERLGLVSFDSFVKACATTAKVHP